The genomic DNA CTGGGCGTACTGGGCTCGATGGTGATGATCAAGCGCATGGCGTTCTTCAGTCAGTCCGTCGGTAATGCAGCGATGACCGGCGTCGCCATTGGCGTGCTGATCGGCGAATCCTACACATCCCCCTACTTCTCGATGTTCGGCTTCTGCTTGCTCTTCGCCCTGACGCTGAAGTACACACAGCACCGCACCACATTGGCCAATGACACGCTGATCGGCGTGTTCCTGTCCATCTCCCTGGCGGTCGGGGCCTCGCTGTTGCTGTTCGTGTCGGCGAAGATCAACACCCACGTAATGGAAAGCGTGCTGTTCGGTTCCATCCTGGCGGTGGACCACACCGACATGAACGTGCTGCTTGGCGTAACGGCGCTGTGCGCGCTGCTTGGGTTGCCGCTGTACAACGGCATGCTGTTGGCCAGCCTCAATCCAAGTCTGGCCCATGCGCGTGGCGTGCGGGTGCGAAGCGTCGAATACCTGTTTGTCGTGCTGGTCACCCTGGTGACGGTTGCCTGCCTGAAGATCATCGGTGCCGTGCTCGTCGAAGCCCTGCTGCTCATACCGGCCGCGGCAGCACGCAACATCAGCCGGTCGCTGCCGGGGCTGGTCGCACGAGCCGTCCTGATTGCGACCTTTTCCTGCG from Pseudomonas beijingensis includes the following:
- a CDS encoding metal ABC transporter permease, with amino-acid sequence MNALYDFIRSHLQALAASSLLSQPFEYEFVINALLCAVLIGPLLGVLGSMVMIKRMAFFSQSVGNAAMTGVAIGVLIGESYTSPYFSMFGFCLLFALTLKYTQHRTTLANDTLIGVFLSISLAVGASLLLFVSAKINTHVMESVLFGSILAVDHTDMNVLLGVTALCALLGLPLYNGMLLASLNPSLAHARGVRVRSVEYLFVVLVTLVTVACLKIIGAVLVEALLLIPAAAARNISRSLPGLVARAVLIATFSCVVGILAPMQFHIPVPTGGAIVIVAALVFIATTVMRATASRFRGASV